A genomic region of Zea mays cultivar B73 chromosome 6, Zm-B73-REFERENCE-NAM-5.0, whole genome shotgun sequence contains the following coding sequences:
- the LOC100281745 gene encoding uncharacterized protein LOC100281745 precursor, with protein sequence MKKTSSPLLIVLFLTAAAMAAEPEKQAAPAAQETAVHIVYVDRPEDADPEEFHIRTLTPVLGSEQKARDAVLYHYKNAASGFSAKLTPQQVKDLKEQPGVLQVVPSQTYQLHGPGSGTHQGTTHTLGLM encoded by the exons ATGAAGAAGACCAGTTCCCCTCTCCTGATCGTCCTGTTCCTCACAGCAGCAGCCATGGCGGCCGAGCCGGAGAAGCAGGCGGCCCCCGCGGCACAGGAGACGGCCGTGCACATCGTGTACGTTGACCGCCCCGAGGACGCCGACCCTGAGGAGTTCCACATCCGCACCCTCACCCCCGTCCTCGGCAG CGAACAGAAGGCCAGGGACGCAGTGCTCTACCACTACAAGAACGCCGCCAGCGGCTTCTCCGCGAAGCTCACCCCCCAGCAGGTCAAGGATCTCAAGG AGCAACCAGGTGTTCTCCAGGTTGTGCCGAGCCAGACTTACCAGCTACATGGTCCTGGGTCTGGCACTCACCAGGGCACGACACACACCTTGGGCCTTATGTGA
- the LOC103630423 gene encoding embryogenesis-associated protein EMB8 isoform X2 has translation MKAAVSSAGESAGELLLRAAALVPWTRYFLAALALAAVLLYRFLELHLLGDLLRGLRGGRVSLTFHPESQVYHRVASKCRSLHGRYLTTPWLASPHLQTLFLSISGRPPSFTYRRQLYTVRDGGTIALDWLLASDLEDGDIGTSDGTISKDDSTPLLVVIPGLTSDSSAAYVKHLVFSMAIKGWNVVVSNHRGLGGISITSDCFYNAGWTADMREVVSFLHQEYPKAPLFTVGTSIGANIVVKYLGEEGENTPVAGAASICSPWDLLVTSKFISRKLVQRCYDRALAIGLKGYAKLHQSVLARLANWEAITSSHSIREFDRHATCVVAKYETVDTFYRKCSSANYIGNVSVPLLCISALDDPLCTREAIPWDECRANKNIVLATTPNGGHLAFFEGLTAGKLWWVRPVSEFLCALHDGPYMHRQKAQGHDLHSSLESSIDKSPYVNFMEDGMVAALTDDGPNNGDSLLNEVLGEIEPNDSVVVQHVKQNQNTRAIQNESDSWLDDKNSSEGNVQAHGGTQEQREVPYANKISDAIGPVKKSINQLSRSQGKSIWLLAYIALVTSWPLLGALGFFFRKRLSNSLLSRKLKKS, from the exons ATGAAGGCTGCGGTCTCCAGCGCCGGCGAGTCGGCGGGCGAGCTGCTTCTCCGCGCGGCGGCGCTGGTGCCGTGGACGCGCTACTTCCTCGCGGCGCTAGCCCTGGCCGCCGTACTCCTGTACAGGTTCCTGGAGCTCCACTTGCTCGGCGACCTCCTCCGCGGcctccgcggcggccgcgtctcgCTTACCTTCCACCCCGAGTCTCAAGTGTACCACCGGGTCGCCTCCAAGTGCCGCTCGCTGCACGGCAG GTACCTGACGACGCCGTGGTTAGCGAGTCCTCATTTGCAGACGCTGTTCCTGAGCATATCTGGCAGACCACCTTCATTCACCTATCGGAG GCAGTTGTACACTGTTCGTGATGGCGGTACCATTGCCTTAGATTGGTTACTAGCTTCTGATCTTGAAG ATGGAGATATTGGCACTTCTGACGGAACCATTTCTAAGGATGATTCAACACCCCTTCTTGTTGTGATACCTGGATTAACTAGTGATTCTAGTGCTGCT TATGTGAAGCACTTGGTCttttctatggcaatcaaaggatGGAATGTTGTTGTAAGCAACCACAGGGGTCTTGGTGGCATCTCCATAACA TCTGATTGCTTTTACAATGCCGGGTGGACGGCAGATATGCGTGAAGTTGTTAGTTTCCTTCATCAAGAGTATCCTAAGGCTCCACTATTCACTGTTGGGACAAGCATAGGTGCCAATATTGTG GTCAAGTATCTTGGAGAAGAAGGTGAAAACACACCTGTAGCTGGTGCTGCATCTATTTGTTCTCCCTGGGATCTGCTG GTGACCAGCAAATTTATTTCACGCAAGCTTGTGCAGCGATGTTATGACAGAGCCCTTGCGATTGGTCTAAAAGGATATGCGAAACT ACATCAATCAGTCTTGGCACGACTTGCAAACTGGGAAGCTATTACATCG TCACACTCTATCCGGGAATTCGACCGCCATGCCACTTGTGTTGTTGCAAAATACGAG ACAGTGGACACATTCTACCGCAAGTGCAGCAGTGCAAATTATATCGGTAATGTGTCAGTTCCACTGCTTTGTATCAGTGCCTTAGATGACCCCCTCTGCACAAGGGAGGCCATTCCCTGGGATGAATGCAG GGCAAACAAAAACATTGTATTGGCAACTACACCTAATGGCGGACATCTTGCTTTCTTTGAAGGCCTAACTGCTGGAAAGCTTTG GTGGGTACGACCTGTTTCCGAGTTCCTCTGTGCTCTGCATGATGGCCCCTACATGCATCGGCAGAAG GCACAAGGGCACGATTTGCACTCATCGTTGGAATCATCAATTGACAAGAGCCCATATGTGAATTTCATGGAAGATGGAATGGTAGCTGCATTAACAGATGATGGTCCTAACAACGGTGACTCCTTGCTTAACGAGGTTCTTGGTGAAATTGAACCTAATGATAGCGTGGTTGTCCAACACGTAAAACAGAACCAAAACACCAGAGCTATACAAAATGAGAGTGACAGTTGGTTGGATGATAAAAACAGCTCCGAAGGGAATGTTCAAGCCCATGGAGGAACTCAAGAACAGAGAGAAGTGCCATATGCGAATAAAATCAGTGATGCCATTGGTCCTGTTAAGAAATCAATAAACCAACTCAGTCGATCCCAGGGTAAGTCAATCTGGTTGCTTGCTTACATTGCTCTTGTAACCTCTTGGCCGTTGCTTGGGGCCCTAGGTTTTTTCTTCAGGAAAAGGTTGAGTAATTCTCTGTTATCTAGGAAGCTGAAGAAATCGTGA
- the LOC103630423 gene encoding embryogenesis-associated protein EMB8 isoform X1, which translates to MKAAVSSAGESAGELLLRAAALVPWTRYFLAALALAAVLLYRFLELHLLGDLLRGLRGGRVSLTFHPESQVYHRVASKCRSLHGRYLTTPWLASPHLQTLFLSISGRPPSFTYRRQLYTVRDGGTIALDWLLASDLEDGDIGTSDGTISKDDSTPLLVVIPGLTSDSSAAYVKHLVFSMAIKGWNVVVSNHRGLGGISITMSIVTFFCLQSDCFYNAGWTADMREVVSFLHQEYPKAPLFTVGTSIGANIVVKYLGEEGENTPVAGAASICSPWDLLVTSKFISRKLVQRCYDRALAIGLKGYAKLHQSVLARLANWEAITSSHSIREFDRHATCVVAKYETVDTFYRKCSSANYIGNVSVPLLCISALDDPLCTREAIPWDECRANKNIVLATTPNGGHLAFFEGLTAGKLWWVRPVSEFLCALHDGPYMHRQKAQGHDLHSSLESSIDKSPYVNFMEDGMVAALTDDGPNNGDSLLNEVLGEIEPNDSVVVQHVKQNQNTRAIQNESDSWLDDKNSSEGNVQAHGGTQEQREVPYANKISDAIGPVKKSINQLSRSQGKSIWLLAYIALVTSWPLLGALGFFFRKRLSNSLLSRKLKKS; encoded by the exons ATGAAGGCTGCGGTCTCCAGCGCCGGCGAGTCGGCGGGCGAGCTGCTTCTCCGCGCGGCGGCGCTGGTGCCGTGGACGCGCTACTTCCTCGCGGCGCTAGCCCTGGCCGCCGTACTCCTGTACAGGTTCCTGGAGCTCCACTTGCTCGGCGACCTCCTCCGCGGcctccgcggcggccgcgtctcgCTTACCTTCCACCCCGAGTCTCAAGTGTACCACCGGGTCGCCTCCAAGTGCCGCTCGCTGCACGGCAG GTACCTGACGACGCCGTGGTTAGCGAGTCCTCATTTGCAGACGCTGTTCCTGAGCATATCTGGCAGACCACCTTCATTCACCTATCGGAG GCAGTTGTACACTGTTCGTGATGGCGGTACCATTGCCTTAGATTGGTTACTAGCTTCTGATCTTGAAG ATGGAGATATTGGCACTTCTGACGGAACCATTTCTAAGGATGATTCAACACCCCTTCTTGTTGTGATACCTGGATTAACTAGTGATTCTAGTGCTGCT TATGTGAAGCACTTGGTCttttctatggcaatcaaaggatGGAATGTTGTTGTAAGCAACCACAGGGGTCTTGGTGGCATCTCCATAACA ATGTCTATTGTTACTTTTTTCTGTTTGCAGTCTGATTGCTTTTACAATGCCGGGTGGACGGCAGATATGCGTGAAGTTGTTAGTTTCCTTCATCAAGAGTATCCTAAGGCTCCACTATTCACTGTTGGGACAAGCATAGGTGCCAATATTGTG GTCAAGTATCTTGGAGAAGAAGGTGAAAACACACCTGTAGCTGGTGCTGCATCTATTTGTTCTCCCTGGGATCTGCTG GTGACCAGCAAATTTATTTCACGCAAGCTTGTGCAGCGATGTTATGACAGAGCCCTTGCGATTGGTCTAAAAGGATATGCGAAACT ACATCAATCAGTCTTGGCACGACTTGCAAACTGGGAAGCTATTACATCG TCACACTCTATCCGGGAATTCGACCGCCATGCCACTTGTGTTGTTGCAAAATACGAG ACAGTGGACACATTCTACCGCAAGTGCAGCAGTGCAAATTATATCGGTAATGTGTCAGTTCCACTGCTTTGTATCAGTGCCTTAGATGACCCCCTCTGCACAAGGGAGGCCATTCCCTGGGATGAATGCAG GGCAAACAAAAACATTGTATTGGCAACTACACCTAATGGCGGACATCTTGCTTTCTTTGAAGGCCTAACTGCTGGAAAGCTTTG GTGGGTACGACCTGTTTCCGAGTTCCTCTGTGCTCTGCATGATGGCCCCTACATGCATCGGCAGAAG GCACAAGGGCACGATTTGCACTCATCGTTGGAATCATCAATTGACAAGAGCCCATATGTGAATTTCATGGAAGATGGAATGGTAGCTGCATTAACAGATGATGGTCCTAACAACGGTGACTCCTTGCTTAACGAGGTTCTTGGTGAAATTGAACCTAATGATAGCGTGGTTGTCCAACACGTAAAACAGAACCAAAACACCAGAGCTATACAAAATGAGAGTGACAGTTGGTTGGATGATAAAAACAGCTCCGAAGGGAATGTTCAAGCCCATGGAGGAACTCAAGAACAGAGAGAAGTGCCATATGCGAATAAAATCAGTGATGCCATTGGTCCTGTTAAGAAATCAATAAACCAACTCAGTCGATCCCAGGGTAAGTCAATCTGGTTGCTTGCTTACATTGCTCTTGTAACCTCTTGGCCGTTGCTTGGGGCCCTAGGTTTTTTCTTCAGGAAAAGGTTGAGTAATTCTCTGTTATCTAGGAAGCTGAAGAAATCGTGA